Proteins from a single region of Lepus europaeus isolate LE1 chromosome 4, mLepTim1.pri, whole genome shotgun sequence:
- the LOC133758747 gene encoding basic proline-rich protein-like has translation MEEGEGVRGCSAAGRQPRAAPGPPPNPSPLGHHHLPRPATSSLLAPARRPPQRTSYRAPRPLPGQLGGGGDPHYTGARAERAGEVGLASALPNQRGCRCRPLPSPCAPARGPGLRAGPAARAGPEAGSPGASRASPECRGLRASPAAPGPGRGLSDRPASPVRVRVSPGLHLRLQPGLPIHWAPALSPLGSARGQGNPPPCRTAHLGAWAGVFEASDPEQARPQVNPGPAAPQTHTTTTTDQAEQETKWRQQPGSASPSQARAAPGLPPAAGSTPARQGVGFSGAPRAAAPEQRRRAEGSALRSPQPLTHHPSPSPSPHASSSPCPAVRGERLRGAGSGYPPGHCPPGRGLGRGMRPGNPSAEPTPRTRARLQPDSAPAPRPVAVRSPPGEAESPARAPRERSSRTHAGARGSSLPRAGRGERGGRGPLIPAPPPAPSLGLGLAPGLGQWALAGVGRCVHAGLGAGRGRASHRRRCSSPGPGRWPSLATAVRRRPPAPLPGSPGSARIAPASRAAGPGRSCAGKTDRWPAPPSLRVRPRDRGSLISGMWDLMACTQRQGPVAPTSRSHGASNPQRQRKDRLRNPSQA, from the exons atggaggagggggagggggtccgCGGCTGCAGCGCCGCCGGCCGCCAACCCCGCGCCGCGCCCGGCCCTCCCCCGAACCCCTCACCTCTCGGCCACCACCATCTTCCCCGCCCggccacctcctccctcctcGCGCCTGCCCGCCGCCCACCCCAGCGGACTAGTTACCGTgccccgcgccccctcccgggccagctggggggagggggtgacccTCATTACACTGGGGCGCGAGCGGAgcg GGCGGGTGAAGTCGGGCTCGCGAGCGCGCTGCCCAATCAGCGAGGCTGCCgctgccgccccctcccctccccctgcgcgCCCGCTCGCGGCCCGGGCCTACGGGCCGGCCCGGCTGCCCGGGCGGGGCCTGAGGCAGGCTCCCCAGGGGCCTCGCGCGCCTCCCCGGAGTGTCGGGGCCTGCGGGCGTC CCCGGCGGCACCTGGCCCGGGCCGAGGCCTGTCCGACCGCCCCGCCAGCCCCGTTCGGGTCCGCGTCAGTCCCGGCCTCCATCTTAGGTTACAGCCCGGGCTCCCCATCCACTGGGCACCTGCCCTCAGCCCGCTCGGTTCGGCCCGAGGCCAAGGCAACCCCCCTCCTTGCCGCACGGCTCACCTGGGGGCTTGGGCTGGGGTCTTCGAGGCCTCAGACCCCGAGCAGGCGCGGCCACAGGTGAACCCCGGCCCGGCCGCACCCCAaacccacaccaccaccaccacagaccAAGCTGAGCAGGAAACAAAATGGAGGCAGCAGCCCGGGTCTGCCTCCCCGAGCCAAGCCCGTGcagccccagggctccctccTGCTGCAGGCTCGACGCCCGCGAGGCAGGGGGTTGGCTTCTCCGGGGCGCCGCGGGCAGCCGCCCCAGAGCAGCGCAGACGGGCCGAAGGCTCGGCCCTGCGGTCCCCACAGCCCCTCACCCAccacccttccccttccccctccccccatgcctcttcctccccctgcccGGCCGTGCGGGGTGAGCGGCTCCGGGGAGCCGGGTCGGGTTACCCGCCCGGGCACTGCCCGCCCGGCCGTGGCCTCGGCAGAGGGATGAGGCCGGGCAACCCCAGCGCTGAGCCCACCCCCCGCACCCGAGCCCGGCTGCAGCCTGACAGCGCGCCCGCACCTCGGCCTGTCGCCGTGCGGTCCCCGCCGGGCGAGGCCGAGTCCCCAGCCCGGGCACCGCGGGAACGAAGCTCCCGCACGCACGCTGGGGCCCGGGGGTCCTCGCTGCCTCGGGCGGGGCGAGGGGAGCGCGGGGGGAGGGGTCCACTAATCCCTGCGCCGCCTCCCGCGCCCAGTCTGGGTCTGGGCCTGGCACCGGGGCTCGGGCAGTGGGCGCTGGCGGGTGTGGGTAGGTGCGTGCacgcggggctgggggccgggaggggccgCGCCTCGCACCGCAGACGCTGCAGTTCTCCGGGTCCAGGCAGATGGCCCTCTCTTGCCACCGCCGTCCGGCGCAGGCCGCCTGCTCCACTGCCCGGCTCCCCAGGGAGCGCGCGCATCGCCCCTGCGAGCCGGGCAGCGGGACCCGGACGGAGCTGCGCCGGGAAGACGGACCGCTGGCCGGCCCCGCCAAGCCTGAGGGTGCGACCCCGGGACAGGGGCTCTCTGATCTCTGGCATGTGGGACCTCATGGCCTGTACCCAGCGCCAGGGTCCCGTAGCACCAACTTCGCGCAGCCACGGCGCGTCCAATCCGCAAAGGCAGCGGAAGGACAGGTTGCGGAATCCAAGCCAGGCCTGA